The following are from one region of the Coregonus clupeaformis isolate EN_2021a unplaced genomic scaffold, ASM2061545v1 scaf1611, whole genome shotgun sequence genome:
- the LOC121553605 gene encoding uncharacterized protein LOC121553605: MELLISTALLLTGVNGGSLSLYSSVGDDVSLPCTNVVNPDCSSTVWLYSSTWSHSATEKVFQGEIQNGGNESSERLRVGSDCSLRVRNIGAEDTGVYVCRQYFTDGSAHLGEDTTVYLSVLTISMSTPETDLKHPRNVTLRCSLLTYGGPVTCDSFIRDIIRVNWVNETGGELQGDSRYQVTRASGCDITLTVKLRRNDNNRKWWCQLTEGTRKTFVYLTSKVSGGTMDPVGTIITAPQQPIDGQSPSKPSHSGTNHINELPISRIVLCVALPLMVIVYAVYTTRRNRPLAEVSSGIEL, encoded by the exons ATGGAGCTCCTGATCAGCACTGCTCTTCTCTTGACCG GTGTCAATGGgggctccctctctctgtactcCAGTGTGGGGGATGATGTCAGTCTGCCATGCACCAACGTTGTCAACCCTGACTGCTCCTCTACAGTGTGGCTCTACAGCAGCACTTGGTCTCACAGTGCTACTGAAAAGGTCTTTCAAGGGGAGATCCAAAATGGAGGAAATGAGAGCAGTGAGAGACTGAGAGTAGGGTCTGACTGCTCCCTACGCGTTCGTAACATTGGAGCTGAGGATACTGGAGTCTACGTCTGCCGACAGTACTTTACAGATGGCAGTGCACATCTTGGAGAGGATActactgtctacctgtctgttctCACCATCTCTATGTCCACACCAGAGACAGATCTAAAGCATCCTAGAAATGTAACCTTGAGGTGCTCTCTGCTCACATACGGTGGTCCTGTAACGTGTGACTCCTTCATTAGGGATATCATTAGAGTGAACTGGGTGAATGAGACAGGTGGCGAGTTGCAGGGAGACTCCAGATACCAGGTCACACGGGCGTCTGGCTGTGACATCACTCTGACTGTGAAACTTAGAAGAAATGACAACAACAGGAAGTGGTGGTGTCAGCTGACTGAGGGAACGAGGAAGACATTTGTCTACCTCACTTCTAAGGTCTCAGGTGGGACTATGGATCCTGTCGGGACAATCATCACTGCCCCACAACAACCTATTGATGGTCAAAGTCCTTCAAAGCCCTCTCATTCAGGTACCAACCACATCAATGAGTTGCCAATCAGTCGCATAGTGCTCTGTGTGGCACTACCCTTGATGGTAATCGTATATGCAGTTTACACAACTAGGAGGAACCGCCCACTAGCAGAGGTGTCCTCTGGTATAGAGCTGTAA